A window of Carassius gibelio isolate Cgi1373 ecotype wild population from Czech Republic chromosome A3, carGib1.2-hapl.c, whole genome shotgun sequence genomic DNA:
TTATATTTTGCTcaaaaaacatgataaaatactcttttattttatcatgcttgttttccaaaaaagtttattaataggggtcatcggatgctaaATTCACTTGTACATGTTGTTTGGACCATACTTTACTggtataatgataaaaatccacccagtggtCAAGTTTCACAGCTaaatgtggctaaagtaaacagtctttcCAAGAACTCCTGTTTGTCACCCCACAGAAGAGGGGGCGGGGtaagcagagctcattagcatttaaagcaaaatgcaaaaaatggATTAATTTCTGCAGAGCtgattttgacagggtaaaaatgATTTTTGAGAAAATTTCAAGTTTCAagagtttttaataataataataataataataataataataatattttattttaaatacaaatgtttaaatataattttaaagcaaaagttaaattactaaactaaaaatgaaaataataaaaagcacagaCTAATTGAGTTAAAAAGGCTATTTTGATTACCCCATTACACTTTACAGTTAGTGCtatcatacacatacacaaacttgTAGATTTAAAATTCTACACGTCACATTTATTATCCAACtacaaatatttcagcaaaatgtatattttagtcaGAGTTCTTGTGCTCCTATTTCATTGAGCTCTATCTGTTTGGCGCGCGGAGGAGCTAGTTCTAAATGAAGCCTGCGGAGTTTAGCAGAGAATTGCAAAGCAAAAGCTCATGCATTTCTGAcagtaaaattttaatattttcatgggctttttaaacatttacaaatggagAATTTACATgtgaaatgtaagttatgcattaaagagccagtaagatgaaaattttaagcttcctatcactgtttataagtcctgtacaataggtttaaattcatccaaggttaaaaaacattgtcattttgtcaaaatatcattttaaaattacctcaattctcagagatccccaaatggtttgcacgaagctgttcaaaagattcagtttccttaaaccccacctgtcggtagcatactgtgttctgattggtcaactaacatagtcaggtttgattggttgttccgcacacacctccacggaaaactatgcgttagcatctgtttggggtgaattatgtcttattcctctcatcgcgaagcaaacagtcaaataaaaaaacttgaacagtcttgctgctttttcttctgtgtgggtgtattcaaaccgcgcgcttcagtttgaatctgaatagcgcgttcagggcgggggcgtggtcacatataatgaagggagatgtgaaaaacagacattgcgttgttttcatatggattactttatcacagaatatctgttttcggcaccacttgtttagttttaaagaagatatgtcaagctttctatagatatctctctcatgtctcttcgttgagtgttcacggagttacacttcattttaatgacgtttttgtaaacgaagatcagcgcagacaggctgcagacagcacacatactgataagatgctcgggaaaaaacagacacataacttcataatcatatttcgcgttgtgattcggagatgctcgttgttctaaataaagttggtaatgaaccatcttttatggccaaacgctttgaaactcccgctgtactcaccgagattagaaaagcagtcatcagtgaaatgatgTGAAccgaacaaaagggatttgttgtactgctctggtactgtggtaaaaatgaattttagccattggttcttctgattttcattctttggcagtgaaaataaaacaaacttgcctttacaattaaaaacacactgtctcctcgacatgatgctctcacaccaaccagagcgtctgtgtgggggggtggggcagctcagagttcagtttctcccaagacggtaggcggagattattatgcaaagtgttcctagtgacgtacatagagatgggcaaaagatttgaaatttataacgactcgtttcagcgattcagagtcgactccttactttagaagccaataactttataaatcgtgtactttttggtttaattactttgcacattgtttacactgatggacagctacatcatacactgtaatacaggtaatttttgatttcccatctgtgtggctctttaagtaaaaaaaaagcacatctcAAATGCATTAAACTGTTAGCCTGACGCAGACTTTCTGTCAGAGTATCTGCTCTGAGACCTGGCCAGACTAAAAAGAGGTAACAAACATATGTGATGAGGTCACACAAAATGCACAGGACATTAAAGAACAGCAACACATCAAATGTAAGCTTTGCATTCATAATATGGCATTATGGGACGATTAAGTCTTTGAGATTTACAATACTTGATAGTTttccaattaaaatgtaaatttaacttGATTCAGATGGAGGAGCTGAGACCCAGAGACTTCAGTGAGTGACATGCAGATGTCAATCTGCTTCCAAGATAACACAAATGCTCTGACACAAGCTGAATAGACTGGACACTTGCACACACTTTAGGTTAgagggagaagagagagagaattagggattgtcatttttttaattaatcagtgtTTTGAAAATTTAACACAATGAAGAGATCATCCCTTCAAAGCAACATGCATTATTCATAAGTAATTACTGACAAAGAATCCATCAGAAATTTAATTAGCAAGGGCGCACACCTGCCACGCTCTCCTTTCCCTTTCTGAAGCTTACACAGACCCCAGACATGAAAACACAGCTTTACTGAGACTTATAAGCAGGCAATACATTTTAAGACCCATAaaagttatttcattattaacaTCTGAGCATAAAAGAAGCAGCAAGTAAAGGGCCATGGCCAGAAGGGATTAAGCAAGAACCGGAAGCTAAGAATAAACTGAATTTTCTACCTATTTAGAtcgttttattaacgtctacacctactcCACATGAAACCTACCCCatacaataatgtaaaaatagTAATTATTGTTTTACAGTGTGAGAAGAATTATGctatattgatgtgcacatgcccagtaGTTTTTGTTTGCTGTTTGCCATCTAGATTTAACCCAAGTAAAGTCTCTTTTCCCTGGCATCCTTGTAACGAATTAGAGCGACAGGTTTCAAAGCGAAGCTCAACATCTACTGGTTAAAAAGGCATTACAGAGATTTGGAGCAGCCAAGAGTCATCACGTTGATTTTAGTTTGATGCAATCGCGACGTAGCACTTTTATGTTACATACTAAATGAGATTTTATATGTGCTATGAATAGTTCACCTTTACCCtcgctaaaaacaaaaaaagtcagcTTGGCAAAGGAAGATAAAGTGTCATTTACATTATGAGGACTGTTTATCAGATgccttaaaagataaaaaaaaataataatctgatattaaaaaataagaactgCTTATCCTTTGCAGTATTTCATATCTGCACATATGGGTTGAAAAGTTACACAAACAAGAGTTAAAGATAAGAAAAGCTTTACTTTATTTATAATTAGAGATGAAGCAAATCGAATGACGCTCAATCAGgcataaacatgtaaataaaaacaaagacagtTTAATTAAGATTTAGAGAGACAAcctcataaaaaaacattaactgtCTAAAGTAGTAACGaagcaaaaatttaaatgaatgacgtacacacacaaacacacctgtgaCTAAAGGTATAGTTATAATTCACTGTGTTATAAAGgtatacaattaaataatttacccCACATAAGACATTAAAATGcttctttttctctccctctctcatacagacacacacacacacacacacacacacacacacaatttaatctATTGGGTGCTAGATATTTCAAAAAGCTTCATCCTCTCCAGAACAGTGAGTCCATCTTTAAGACTCTGAGAATTAAAATGAGAGATAGGTGAGAAAGCTTAAATTTTGGGAGCATTAGTACTTTGTACCGTGTAATGGTACAGATGATCCCACCTTGGATCTGTCGTGCTGTGTAAGTATAGCATGGTCCTTCAGGAAGTCTGGGTTGCTCCTGGATTTCACCAGATCTGCAACAGACatttacaaattgtgaataagtgCATCCTTGTGCTTTTGCCTTCACATTAACATGTCTGTTCTTGTAGGTTTGCTTACCAGATTTTAAGCTCTGCTGTCCGGCTGCCACCATCCTCAGTTTGGCAAAGTCACTTTTAGTTTTGACTTCTGAAGCACCCGGCTCAGATTCTAGCTctttaaaatactaaaaaaaaaaacgaaaaaaaaaaatgaaaaaagggaCAAAATCTGTGCAGTGGGACTATATTCTCTGTGTAAGCACTGATTGAATTAGCTTATTTGGGAACGATTGTGGTTAACATTTTTGAATATAACTAAATATAGCAATCAtctcatacaattttttttttatttataataatagatttttgtttttgtactgaCTACAAAATTACTCATGCCCATTCCTAGTATCAATGCCTTAAACTATTGATTTGTTTTAACTGAAAAAGGTGTTACCGTATTTCCTGCCTGCAGTTCCAATTTAAGTGAGTTGATCTCCTGTTTCAGACACTTAATCTCAGAATCCTTTACTCTGAGATTTACCTACATCAtcaaagaaagagacagagcACATCTGTTTTTACACATGTAAACCCACGAAGACTTCTTTTGTGAAAGCCAATTAAATGTACTGAACCCAGAGTGCAGATAACTTCAATCTGTGTTCAGTCAACCATCCCCTGCTAATTTTAGTAGCACAAGTCAAATATGGGGACTTTGCCATATGAAAGGGTGTCAAGTTTTACCTCCAGCTGATACATGTCTTTCTCCTGAGAAGACTGGGAATGCTTCACCTCCCCATTCATGTGTGAATGCATCAGGGATAATTCAGCAGCCAAAAGCTGATTTAATTCCTTAGAAACATATGTGGCCATGTGTGATACATATGTAAGGTAAGCAGTAAAGCAATGGCTGTGTGAATATGCACATTTTTAGTGTGCATGTGGATGTACCTGGTTGTGAATGCGAAGCTCCTGGTTCTCTCTCTGTGTTGTACTCAATGCTTCCCTTTCTGTTTCTACAGTCCGATTCAAATGAGTATTCTCCAAGCATTTCTGAGAATACTGCTCTGACAACACCTCCAGCTCCCTGTGCAATGTTTCAAGCTCCTCACTGCAGAAGATACACAGAGAGGCATATGGTTAATATACAGTACTGCAGTGCAACCATAAACTGATTTTTGATGGTGTGGCTGACAGTTCTCAGATTAATGACAGACATCACACACGTACCTGTATTGTGCATGAAGCTGGCGGATGTCCACACCAGCTCCGTTTTGCAGGGCTTTCTGAGTCTTGTCCATTTCAGCTTTGTGAGCTTTCCTCATAGCCTCAATGGCTGgaaaacaacaaataatatttaaaaaacagacAGAACTACCATTTGTATTTCTAAGCATAAATACAAGAGTAGCACAAATTTAGAACAAACCCCATGTATTTAGCTTTGTATAGTTTTCTAATGCATATTTCTGCACTTTATTTGTGTTGTGCATGAATGCTTAAAAGGACggtttactttaaaataaaattgtcatttattccAGCGGTTCTCAACTCCAGTCCTCGTGCCCCCCTGCTCtgaacattttgtatgtttcactTAAGTTTGTTCTATTTGAACGCAAGTGCACGAGACGtaaatttaaactgtatttatttacagatgtaTATGAGGTCTAGTGTTGTTTTCAACgacctgttttaattttagttttagtctagtcttggtgtgaagctgtcattttagtttttataagtTTTAGTCatgttcatactctttttagtctagttttagtcgacgaacactgaaaacattttagtctagttttagtcaatgaaaattgtattttagtctctttttagtaatgccattctatttaacccagtcaatatagtaCAAGTACCTTGTAGTATAGACAGAACCCAAATTTTATTTAAGCtaaacccatttcaaacaaggttatcttattatattattgttaccttatAGACTCAACAATGCATCCATTCCAGACATGCAAGACTCTCTGATTTGAatctacatttattttaccaaccaaacatCTTCTAAATAACGCCACGAGTGGGGCTTGAGGAATTGATGTTGCCTGCGTCTGCGCAGTGCGACCTGATGCAGCCCTTCAAGTGAGACACAgaaaacagaaatactgcaaaataataataacaggacTAAACCAGACGAAATAACGTTATTAAATTTAGATTAGTTTCGTTTTGGTCAATGAAAATGAAGAGACATTtaagcatagtttttatttttgtaaaccacatctagtcttgtttttattcttcaacaatattgcattatacatttaattatagtcatcgtCACATGACCAGAATTAACGTTGCATCTCCTCTTGTTTTAGTCATGTGATAAAGGTTCGTTGACAGcgatatttagtcataattttcgCTGACGAAAGCAACACTTGTCTGAGTGTGAAGACGTTGTGCAGCACAActccgtgaatgaatgttccgaagtgaggtaaacttccaACCGAATTCCCTGCTCATATGAACACTGTGCAGGGACCATGTCAGTGGGAACACACAGTTCACTTCATGCATGGAGTTCACTTTTTATGAGCCGATTAACTGAATCATGCGTGTTAACAGAGAGAGATATACAAAACGTGCCGAGCAGGGGGTCGCGagggactggaattgagaaacgctgatttactcaacctcatgaaTTTCAGACCTGATTGACTTCTTACAAGGAACTcaaaagtagtagtagtagccacTCTTTTTCTCACAATAAAATTTTATGGTAACCACAGCTGACCTTGTATGCCACTCACTATTATACCATTACAATAGAGCAGGAAAGCACCTCTTAaagatttgtaataataaaaaattatattaactaTGTCTTTAATTGTGTTCAGTTTAGTGAATTGTGCCATGTACTCTACTATAGTCTTTTCTGTAGCCCAAACGTACTTATATGGTCTGCTGTGCTGTACTGTTTGATCTGAATTAATGGTAGCTTTTGTTGAGAGTAGCACCTGCAATGGTGGCATTAGTCTCTTCCTGCAgtactctttctctctcctctgtCAGTCTCTCCACCTCTCTCTGATGCTGCCTCTGCATCTCCTCAATCACTCGCTGGTGGCTGTCCTCCATAATGCTGAATCCATGCTCATACGTAGCCTAAGACACAAAAGTTGTATAAAAGTCAATAATTGCATATTAATCTCATGCTGTAACATGAAAGCTGTGCATACCTTGATGGTTTCCAGGTCAAGGTGGAAGGCCTTGACATCCTGGTTGCTCAAATCCCTCAAGCAAGCAATCTCAGTCTCAAGCTCTCGGATTCGGTCTTGCAGATCAGTCACAGAAACCTGCTCAGTCTCTTTACTCTCCTCTAGTTCTGTAGGGGTTGCAGCTTTTGGTTTTGACAGGTTTTGAATGTGGTATTCATGGAGACGGCTCATCTCCTCTTCATGGATCTTCTGGAGCTCCTGGAGCTTCTCCTCAAACTCCAACTGCAATTTATCTGCTTCTTCCCTCAGTTGAGCATTGTTCTCTGCTGAAACACGCTCCTGTTCTGCCTTTTTGACAACAACACGCTCCTCACGCAGCTTCTCTTCATAATGCTCTGTCTGTTCCTGGAACATAGCCTCCATACTACGACACACGGCTCGACACTCACACTCAGCCTGCTCTCTCTGCTTGCGTAGGGCACTCATCTCCTGCTGCAGGGCCGAACGGAGACGACAGGCCACGTATGCTAAAGTGGCCTGACACGTTGCAGCCCGTAGGATGGCTGAGGGTAGATCACCAGGAAAGTCGGCCTCTCTAACATTAGACTGTAGCTGTGTTGAAAGGTTCTGCAGAGACTGGGCCTGAGCACGAAGCTCTACCACCAGACTCGTTCTGCAAGCAAGCTGTACCTCAGAGCCCTCAATGAGAAGATCTGTCACAAGTTTGTCATCCGTTTGTTCACTGTAAGGTGCAAGTTCTGGTGGGCTAATGTCAGCAAGTCTGGACCCCTGGTTCGAACAGTTTTCCATTTTGGTTCTAGATGAGGAACACTCTGGCCATGGCAAGTCATAAAAAAGTTCAGATTCCTTTGGCTCCTGCGAGGGATAAGTACAGAGAGTGTGTATGAGGTATGTCATCTCTGCTCTTTCACAAAGTCTATGGATTGCACTTTCACTCAGCGTGTTGTCTACCAGATCTTGTTCGAGAGGGTCCAAGAAGATCTGAGAGTATCTAGTTTCCACAGGCCCATCATTATTGCCTCCTTGAGCCATCCTAAGCATGTGGACATGTACCTCTGACAATCGATTAAGCAACTTTGAACTGGGATGCTCAAGTGCAGAGGCAATCCTTTGGATAATCAGTGCCTCCAGTGACAAAACTCTGCTGGCCATCTCTAGAGTTTGATTTCTCCCTGAACTCTTGCCAACCATCCTCTGGCCTCCGTTCTTTACATCATCATAAATGGAGAGTTTAGTTTTGTCTGAGTTTCTGTCGAAAGCGGTTCCCTCCAGACTATGCAAAGCTCCAGTAAAACTCGGCTGGGAATCCACAGAAAGACATGCATGCAGTCCAGTGTTGGGTTGTTGCTGTTGCTGAAGATGCATGGTAAGCTCCAGGAGTCGCTCTTCGGTGTCACATAACTTGCGCTCTAGTGCCTGGATGACAGAGATCACTCTATGTGACTCTTCTCCCTGAGTAGTAGGTTGCATTTCCAAATCACTCTGTGCTTTCTGTCTGCATTGCTGTGGCTCAGTCAATGTCTCACAAAGAACATTACCTTCAGAAGAATGGGTTTGAGCTTCCTTGAGTCTTTGTTCAGTCTCTTCTAGACTACTGCCCAGAATGGCCATCTTAAGAAGCACTTCCTGAAGTTCTTGTTCCTTCCAGTCTAACTCTCGCTGTTGCTGCACCAGCTGGGTTTGAAAGCGCTCCACACTGACCCTCTCACAGTCCAGCAGAGCACCTCGCATACTCTGGATTTCCTCACAAGCTCTTTCATAATCATGCTCCATGTCATAATAAAGAGTCTCTTCGGTTTGGAGGCGTGCCTGCAGGCGACAGACCTCACTGTCTGACTCTTCCAGCTGGTTTTGTAACTCCTGGCACCTTCGCAGAAGTTCATCAGTAATGTCTCCTGATGGCTTTTTCTGCAGCTCAGCCTCTTTCTGCATCAGATGCTCCTCTAGTTCCTTCGATCGTTGTTCTGATTGGTCGAGGCTGTCACTGAAGCTCCTCCTTTCTCTTTCCTGGCTCTCTTGCAGGAGGCGCAGGTGCCTCTGTAGCCGGACCTCTTTTAAGGCTTGCGCTTCTTCAGTTGCTTTAAGATAACCGGTTACCTCCTCCAACCGTCCACGCAGATTCTCCAGCACCTCCTCGCGCTCCTTCAGAAGAGCTTCTGCCTCTTGAATCTTTAACTCTGCCCTCTGAAGACATTCCCGGCTGTTGTTGAGCTCAGCTTGGAGTCTGGCTTCAC
This region includes:
- the LOC127947929 gene encoding myosin phosphatase Rho-interacting protein isoform X3; amino-acid sequence: MLSTLSHFPPKTMFSARENRCHRFQANIFNKSKCQNCFKTVDSHKLGEADLFQTKPVQVGWLLLAPEDTDFSTSGLRKRKWQRRYFVLYKHGLLRYSLDEMSGTLPHGSVNMTKCFEVLDVSSQTGFQNCLRLCFTDRDYYIRTESTDSFSISRWQENLIVYPKAAKSNQKKGKDPAHPPQTTENLTSSSSSRSSAKKSSTSGNRFTSNVKRQGSISSNNNKSDQVSISDNAGTITSSATNGGSISVGSRTEGATKNDRRGSVVSRVEEVSLLSSEKELEEESLSSGVGVPSSSGNASSLNTMLRSSLSSSLSQSSGCSDTDGTKNRSGTESGYSSLEKTSPRVVDAQTHTDSRRSRKADQQEGSFLNTEFPPSTVTSSSTKQNDHKTTVITSQQDSVPKDIPDHLQHFTSCSLRSLERRPLDPTPTPDLLNFKKGWMSRLGEDGKWQKHWFVLTDQTLRFYRDSAAEEAADVDGEINLSTCYDVTDYAAERNYGFQIHTKDGVFTLCAMTYGIRRNWVQAVMKNVRPSVAPDVTWKSPAIKSRFECVFMTMSACSIPQKLPMTCAHARTSSCQCSTVPQEAEQRSRIREHCREGRYKTFDWAELSCKQHKEELSDDLSGRQWNLNNECSVPPVPASSTEEQITHSAHEASKNEYLQKRRISQEQSLNIMSTDMPSHLSLIAVSTHTSSESISPGSLEVDAGTVHVHHDSPGELLEAKPKKEEQVDRSTSPLPVTTSSSSAQTEWQWDVELQSLRRELKAEHERNQTQEREFRLSEARLQAELNNSRECLQRAELKIQEAEALLKEREEVLENLRGRLEEVTGYLKATEEAQALKEVRLQRHLRLLQESQERERRSFSDSLDQSEQRSKELEEHLMQKEAELQKKPSGDITDELLRRCQELQNQLEESDSEVCRLQARLQTEETLYYDMEHDYERACEEIQSMRGALLDCERVSVERFQTQLVQQQRELDWKEQELQEVLLKMAILGSSLEETEQRLKEAQTHSSEGNVLCETLTEPQQCRQKAQSDLEMQPTTQGEESHRVISVIQALERKLCDTEERLLELTMHLQQQQQPNTGLHACLSVDSQPSFTGALHSLEGTAFDRNSDKTKLSIYDDVKNGGQRMVGKSSGRNQTLEMASRVLSLEALIIQRIASALEHPSSKLLNRLSEVHVHMLRMAQGGNNDGPVETRYSQIFLDPLEQDLVDNTLSESAIHRLCERAEMTYLIHTLCTYPSQEPKESELFYDLPWPECSSSRTKMENCSNQGSRLADISPPELAPYSEQTDDKLVTDLLIEGSEVQLACRTSLVVELRAQAQSLQNLSTQLQSNVREADFPGDLPSAILRAATCQATLAYVACRLRSALQQEMSALRKQREQAECECRAVCRSMEAMFQEQTEHYEEKLREERVVVKKAEQERVSAENNAQLREEADKLQLEFEEKLQELQKIHEEEMSRLHEYHIQNLSKPKAATPTELEESKETEQVSVTDLQDRIRELETEIACLRDLSNQDVKAFHLDLETIKATYEHGFSIMEDSHQRVIEEMQRQHQREVERLTEERERVLQEETNATIAAIEAMRKAHKAEMDKTQKALQNGAGVDIRQLHAQYSEELETLHRELEVLSEQYSQKCLENTHLNRTVETEREALSTTQRENQELRIHNQELNQLLAAELSLMHSHMNGEVKHSQSSQEKDMYQLEVNLRVKDSEIKCLKQEINSLKLELQAGNTYFKELESEPGASEVKTKSDFAKLRMVAAGQQSLKSDLVKSRSNPDFLKDHAILTQHDRSKSLKDGLTVLERMKLFEISSTQ
- the LOC127947929 gene encoding myosin phosphatase Rho-interacting protein isoform X2, which gives rise to MLSTLSHFPPKTMFSARENRCHRFQANIFNKSKCQNCFKTVDSHKLGEADLFQTKPVQVGWLLLAPEDTDFSTSGLRKRKWQRRYFVLYKHGLLRYSLDEMSGTLPHGSVNMTKCFEVLDVSSQTGFQNCLRLCFTDRDYYIRTESTDSFSISRWQENLIVYPKAAKSNQKKGKDPAHPPQQTTENLTSSSSSRSSAKKSSTSGNRFTSNVKRQGSISSNNNKSDQVSISDNAGTITSSATNGGSISVGSRTEGATKNDRRGSVVSRVEEVSLLSSEKELEEESLSSGVGVPSSSGNASSLNTMLRSSLSSSLSQSSGCSDTDGTKNRSGTESGYSSLEKTSPRVVDAQTHTDSRRSRKADQQEGSFLNTEFPPSTVTSSSTKQNDHKTTVITSQDSVPKDIPDHLQHFTSCSLRSLERRPLDPTPTPDLLNFKKGWMSRLGEDGKWQKHWFVLTDQTLRFYRDSAAEEAADVDGEINLSTCYDVTDYAAERNYGFQIHTKDGVFTLCAMTYGIRRNWVQAVMKNVRPSVAPDVTWKSPAIKSRFECVFMTMSACSIPQKLPMTCAHARTSSCQCSTVPQEAEQRSRIREHCREGRYKTFDWAELSCKQHKEELSDDLSGRQWNLNNECSVPPVPASSTEEQITHSAHEASKNEYLQKRRISQEQSLNIMSTDMPSHLSLIAVSTHTSSESISPGSLEVDAGTVHVHHDSPGELLEAKPKKEEQVDRSTSPLPVTTSSSSAQTEWQWDVELQSLRRELKAEHERNQTQEREFRLSEARLQAELNNSRECLQRAELKIQEAEALLKEREEVLENLRGRLEEVTGYLKATEEAQALKEVRLQRHLRLLQESQERERRSFSDSLDQSEQRSKELEEHLMQKEAELQKKPSGDITDELLRRCQELQNQLEESDSEVCRLQARLQTEETLYYDMEHDYERACEEIQSMRGALLDCERVSVERFQTQLVQQQRELDWKEQELQEVLLKMAILGSSLEETEQRLKEAQTHSSEGNVLCETLTEPQQCRQKAQSDLEMQPTTQGEESHRVISVIQALERKLCDTEERLLELTMHLQQQQQPNTGLHACLSVDSQPSFTGALHSLEGTAFDRNSDKTKLSIYDDVKNGGQRMVGKSSGRNQTLEMASRVLSLEALIIQRIASALEHPSSKLLNRLSEVHVHMLRMAQGGNNDGPVETRYSQIFLDPLEQDLVDNTLSESAIHRLCERAEMTYLIHTLCTYPSQEPKESELFYDLPWPECSSSRTKMENCSNQGSRLADISPPELAPYSEQTDDKLVTDLLIEGSEVQLACRTSLVVELRAQAQSLQNLSTQLQSNVREADFPGDLPSAILRAATCQATLAYVACRLRSALQQEMSALRKQREQAECECRAVCRSMEAMFQEQTEHYEEKLREERVVVKKAEQERVSAENNAQLREEADKLQLEFEEKLQELQKIHEEEMSRLHEYHIQNLSKPKAATPTELEESKETEQVSVTDLQDRIRELETEIACLRDLSNQDVKAFHLDLETIKATYEHGFSIMEDSHQRVIEEMQRQHQREVERLTEERERVLQEETNATIAAIEAMRKAHKAEMDKTQKALQNGAGVDIRQLHAQYSEELETLHRELEVLSEQYSQKCLENTHLNRTVETEREALSTTQRENQELRIHNQELNQLLAAELSLMHSHMNGEVKHSQSSQEKDMYQLEVNLRVKDSEIKCLKQEINSLKLELQAGNTYFKELESEPGASEVKTKSDFAKLRMVAAGQQSLKSDLVKSRSNPDFLKDHAILTQHDRSKSLKDGLTVLERMKLFEISSTQ
- the LOC127947929 gene encoding myosin phosphatase Rho-interacting protein isoform X5, with amino-acid sequence MLSTLSHFPPKTMFSARENRCHRFQANIFNKSKCQNCFKTVDSHKLGEADLFQTKPVQVGWLLLAPEDTDFSTSGLRKRKWQRRYFVLYKHGLLRYSLDEMSGTLPHGSVNMTKCFEVLDVSSQTGFQNCLRLCFTDRDYYIRTESTDSFSISRWQENLIVYPKAAKSNQKKGKDPAHPPQQTTENLTSSSSSRSSAKKSSTSGNRFTSNVKRQGSISSNNNKSDQVSISDNAGTITSSATNGGSISVGSRTEGATKNDRRGSVVSRVEEVSLLSSEKELEEESLSSGVGVPSSSGNASSLNTMLRSSLSSSLSQSSGCSDTDGTKNRSGTESGYSSLEKTSPRVVDAQTHTDSRRSRKADQQEGSFLNTEFPPSTVTSSSTKQNDHKTTVITSQQDSVPKDIPDHLQHFTSCSLRSLERRPLDPTPTPDLLNFKKGWMSRLGEDGKWQKHWFVLTDQTLRFYRDSAAEEAADVDGEINLSTCYDVTDYAAERNYGFQIHTKDGVFTLCAMTYGIRRNWVQAVMKNVRPSVAPDVTWKSPAIKSRFECVFMTMSACSIPQKLPMTCAHARTSSCQCSTVPQEAEQRSRIREHCREGRYKTFDWAELSCKQHKEELSDDLSGRQWNLNNECSVPPVPASSTEEQITHSAHEASKNEYLQKRRISQEQSLNIMSTDMPSHLSLIAVSTHTSSESISPGSLEVDAGTVHVHHDSPGELLEAKPKKEEQVDRSTSPLPVTTSSSSAQTEWQWDVELQSLRRELKAEHERNQTQEREFRLSEARLQAELNNSRECLQRAELKIQEAEALLKEREEVLENLRGRLEEVTGYLKATEEAQALKEVRLQRHLRLLQESQERERRSFSDSLDQSEQRSKELEEHLMQKEAELQKKPSGDITDELLRRCQELQNQLEESDSEVCRLQARLQTEETLYYDMEHDYERACEEIQSMRGALLDCERVSVERFQTQLVQQQRELDWKEQELQEVLLKMAILGSSLEETEQRLKEAQTHSSEGNVLCETLTEPQQCRQKAQSDLEMQPTTQGEESHRVISVIQALERKLCDTEERLLELTMHLQQQQQPNTGLHACLSVDSQPSFTGALHSLEGTAFDRNSDKTKLSIYDDVKNGGQRMVGKSSGRNQTLEMASRVLSLEALIIQRIASALEHPSSKLLNRLSEVHVHMLRMAQGGNNDGPVETRYSQIFLDPLEQDLVDNTLSESAIHRLCERAEMTYLIHTLCTYPSQEPKESELFYDLPWPECSSSRTKMENCSNQGSRLADISPPELAPYSEQTDDKLVTDLLIEGSEVQLACRTSLVVELRAQAQSLQNLSTQLQSNVREADFPGDLPSAILRAATCQATLAYVACRLRSALQQEMSALRKQREQAECECRAVCRSMEAMFQEQTEHYEEKLREERVVVKKAEQERVSAENNAQLREEADKLQLEFEEKLQELQKIHEEEMSRLHEYHIQNLSKPKAATPTELEESKETEQVSVTDLQDRIRELETEIACLRDLSNQDVKAFHLDLETIKATYEHGFSIMEDSHQRVIEEMQRQHQREVERLTEERERVLQEETNATIAAIEAMRKAHKAEMDKTQKALQNGAGVDIRQLHAQYSEELETLHRELEVLSEQYSQKCLENTHLNRTVETEREALSTTQRENQELRIHNQELNQLLAAELSLMHSHMNGEVKHSQSSQEKDMYQLEYFKELESEPGASEVKTKSDFAKLRMVAAGQQSLKSDLVKSRSNPDFLKDHAILTQHDRSKSLKDGLTVLERMKLFEISSTQ